CGTGGCAGGAAGTCGCGTAAGCCAGAGCCTGACCTTTAATCCCCCTGGGGTCAAACCCTGCGAGTTCAAGCCCTTTTACATCCATGCTGATATCTTCTCTCCCCCGGCTTGAGAGATATTTTCTGGCACCTTCCCCGGCTTTGCCTCCTTCTCCCATTTCTTCAAGCAGACCTTCAAGTTCTCTTGCCTCTATTTTTTCTGATTTGAGTTCTGCCAGAGCGCCAAGTACCGAACCCGCAGAAACAGGGTCAAGCCCGTAGTCTTTGCATATTCTGTCTGCCAGGAGCACGGAGTTAAAGTCGGGGTTTTCAAGGTTAAATCCGAAAGCCCATAAAGAATCGTAGTCAGGAAGAATTTGCCCTGTTTTTTTTATTCTCCGTTTACAGCTCAGGGGGCAGGAGGGGCAGCTTTCTTTTTCGAGATTAAAACTGGCTTTTATATACTCACCTGAGAAACGGTCAGCAAAAGAAGTCCTTCTTTCGGAAAAGTTTCTTCCCGGGATGAGGTCCATATAGTCCAGCAGCTTGACAAATGCAGGAGTGCCGTAATTTGAAAGCCCTTTGGAAAGTACAGGGTTTGCTTCAAAAAGCTTCAACATTTTTGCCCTGAGATCCCCAAAACTCTCAGGGCTGGCAGGCAGGATCTCTTTTTCACCCTTTACAATCACCGCTTTCAACATCTTTGAGCCTGCAACAGCTCCCAGGCCTCCCCGGCCGCTGTGAATGGAATCAATTACAAAAGAAGAAATAAGGGCTCCCTTTTCTCCTGCCCTGCCTATACAGGCTGCGCTTCCTTTATTTTTCAGGGCTTCGGTACATGCTCCCGTATTTTTACCCCATAAATGGTCTGCCTGCCTGACTTTTATCTTCTCGCCCTTTACCTCCACAAGAGAAGGCCTCTTTGCTTTTCCGGTAATGACAAGCGCATCAATTCCAGCTGTTTTCAGTTCCCTTCCAAAGCCTCCGCCTGTGTTCCAGCTGAATACCGTGCCTGTGAGGGGGGATTTCGATGTAACAACTGCACCTGAAGACATGGGAGCAAGTCCCGTGATCAGCCCTGCAGTGAAAATAAGTGGATTTAACGGGCTGAGGGGATCAATATCAGCATCTGCCAGTTCGGAAAGCAGTTTTACTCCGAGCCCTCTCCCCCCAAGGTAATTGAGGACTAACTTTTCATCAGTCTCTACAGCATTAACCGATTCCGAGCCAAGGTCTATATATACTGTTTTTCCTGTCCGGTAAACCATATCAAAATCCCTTTTCATATCTTTTAATCTTTTCTGGGCTTTCTTGATGCTTAAATTTTGAAAATGCTTTTTGAGAATGAGCTTTAATTGTAATTTTTACCGTGAAAATCTTGAAAGAGCCATTCTTTAAGGCAGAGAAATTGTAGATAATATTACATGAACCTGGAGAAACCTTATATCATTTCCGTATATGCTCTCATCCGGAACGAAAAAGGGGAATTTCTGCTGCTCAGGCGCTCGGAAAATTCCCGCACCAATGCAGGAAAGTGGGACCTTCCGGGAGGAAAGGTAAACCCGGACGAGTCTCTTAAAGAAGGGGTTGCGCGTGAAGTCTGGGAGGAAACCGGAATTACAATGGTTCCCGGGGATATTGCAGGGCAGGTAAACTTTGAACTCACTGAAAAGAAGGTCATTGCTATCGTGTTTGATGGGGGGTATGTTGTCGCTGACGTTAAATTGAGCTATGAGCACATTGAATATTCCTGGGTCTCGCTGGAAAAGATTCTCGGTATGGAGACGCTCCCGGCTTATTTCCGGGATTTCTTTGAAAGGTTTGATCGTGAGAACAAAAAACCTTCAAAGCTCTTTATTTAATCTGAGTATTGCATTTTTTATCCTTTGGATTTTTTATTCTTTAAAATACTCATCTTCGAGTTTTTTTCTTTTTCTTCGGCTTTTCTGCCAGCTTATCCCCAGGAAGAGCAGGACTGCAAGAGCTAAAAAAATTGCTGCACGTATCAGGCCTCCATACCTGCTCCACAATATGGGATTAATGTTATCCCTCATTTCATATTTCGGATACATTATATCCCTCGGGTTATCGCTGTGACCGAGACCAAGGGCATGTCCAAGCTCATGCTTTGAAATGCTGAGCATGGTTGAGTCTCCATACTGGCGCCATGACCTGCCCTGATAATTCCCAACCTCAAGTACTATTTCAACTTCAATGAAACGGTCTCCGGATATCCTCGGCTTTGCATAGCCTGCCACACCTGAAGGAGCGTCCTCTACTTTCTCAAGGTTTTCAACCCACCTTATCTTTATGTCAGCATTTTCGGAATCAACGATCTCAAAAACAGGGGTATAATTAAGGTTCCCGTTTCCTCCTTCTTCCCAGTATTCAAGAGCTTTTTCTACCTGTTCATAATATGTGGGGCTGTAACGGGAAGGGGTATTCTTATCGTCAATGTATACTGTGATTGGGGAATGGTCCCAGGGTTTATCGAGAATTTTTTCCGGGACTTCCCCGGATTCTGCGGAAACGGCAGGTATTAAAAATACTATCAGCAATAAAACGAAGGATAATATTATTAGATTTATTTTTTTTTGATTAATAAAGATGAGCCCCCGTATCAGCATTGATTTGTTTAAACTATTTTCAGGTATACTACTGTACAAACAGTATGGGTTCTGATTCGAGCCTGCGTGAGTTTGATGTTTACAGTTAATCTGGTATTTATAGCAATTTTTATGTTTACAGTTAATCTGGCGTTTACAGCTTGAGTTAATCAGTGTTAGAAATATATTTTTCAAAAAGTAGTTCCATGGTTATAATGACTTTGACGCGGATCTATTCGCCTGGAAACCTATCTGGATCTCAGGTTCACTTTTTGATAAAACAGACCAGAAAATGTCTTTAAAATCAAGTATTGAAAACTGGTTCTTTAATCCACCAGTTTGAAAAAGTTAAATTTCAGGTTTACATGTTTATTTCATTCATGCCTGCTTTCATTCATGTTTGCTTTATATGTGCTCCGGCAATATTGCATACCTCGCAGTCAGGGTCGTCGCATTGCTCTTTTTCTTCGTTTTTTTCTTCTTTATTTTTTCCATTCTCATCTGGAAATTCCGAAGCAAGAGCTCTTGTACTTTCTGCAAGCACCGCAGCATTTGACAGAGATGCCCCTATCATTATTGCAGAAAATATTTTTTCTTTTGAAATCCCTCTTCTTTTAGCTATTCTTACATGCATCTTCAAACAGTGTTCACAGCGAAGGGCAGAAGCCACTCCAATGGAGATAAGTTCCACGGTATCCTGGTCGAGATTTTTTACCTCCCGCATGATGGAGTTATCATAAAGGGTTTTCGGAATGAAGATCTCAGGGAGATCTTTCATAAAATTCATAATATAGGGGACTTCTCCATACTGCTCCCGAACGTCATCAAGGAGCTTAGGAATGACTTTTTGGGGATCATTTTTTAAAATTTCCACAATATCCTCAAGTTCCATATGAAACCACCAGCATAGATTAACGTGGAAACCGGGCTAGACCCATTTTCCGGGTCGGGTTTTACAGTTTTAAGGATAAGTGAAAAGGCACAAACCCAGTAAAAATGTAAAATGGATAGTTTTAGCTCAACAGAATCCGGGTCAAATTGCAAAACCTATGTCGGATTTAGATTTGATTTTTATCAATATATAATTTTTCATTTTTGATCGCGAAATATTTGCAAGCTCTGAAAGAGTAACCCCTTCATCAAACTCCAGCTTTTCTATCTTTTCATGGAATTGGTCATACGGCAGTTTTACCCTGACCCCATCGAGCTGAAGGGTAAGCGGGGCGGGAGAGAGCACAGTACGGATTTCCGGGACCTGATTTTCTATCTCTTTCATCACCCTTGCAGGAAGTACTGCCAGAGGATCTCTTGCCTGCTGTTTGCGAATACTGTCCGCTATTTTTGAAACCTCCTGGTTAAGATTCTCAAGGGCATTAACTTCCTCAGTTCTTCTTAACCTGTGGGAAACTCTTCCGATATTTCCTACGTAGAGGTCTGCTCCCTGAATATCCTCCGTTTTAAGATCTGAAGGCCCACCTGTCACCACAATGGGTATCTCTATGCCTTCAAAAAGTTTTGGCTTCTTTTTTGTGATGCAGTCACTGAAAGAGCCAAAGGTGAAAACTGCAATATCGTGCTCGTTAATCAGCTTCCTTTCGTAGTCCATTGAAAGGGATACCCTTCGCCCCATCCCTCGTGCGAGCCCTAACATGTTCGTATTGGCTCCGGGGTGACGCAGGTATTCTGCTACATCGCAGGCTGAGTGGGGCAGGTGATGAGAAGCAAGTGTTGGGGATACAACTGCGATTTCCACACCTGTTAAAGGCGCTTCCACCAGTATTCCAAGCAGTTCTTTAGAAAGTTTTTTCACAATATCAACGTCTTTTTCAGGCACAAGCATTATGAGATTGACTTCGGTCCCTGTAACCACTTTCTGAATTATGTATCCTCCAAGGTCTTCCATCAGCTCGATTAGAAGCCCGTGCTTATGGACTCCGCCGGTATAAAGATAGGGTAGGAGTACAGCCATCTTACTTTTTCCCTCCTTCCATTAATTCGTCTAGCATTGCTCCTGCTTCTTCGATCCACTCACGCTCTAATGTTTCTTCTGATGCTACAAATACAAAGCGATTGCCTTTATAAAGGTGGTAGCGCACCCTGAAACCCTCTGGTGTTACCCGGATTGCAAAGTCCACAAGGTTTTCATGAAGCCTGTGCCTGGGATCTGCAATCAGCATTTCTTTAATAAATTCAGCCTCTTCTGCAGGCTTATCCGTACTGATGGTCACTGTCCAGCGGTCCGGCTGACTGATGTTTGCTTTTCCGTAGCGTTCCCAGAGTTTTACAAGCAGTTCCGGGATATACTGTTCTTTTTTAATAGAGATCACTACTTCGCCGGCGACGGGTTTTGTTTCCACGTCGGCAATATCGATTGTCGTAACCCTGGTGCCTACATCCCTCAGGATGATTGCCATCTGGAAAAGGGAATCTTCAGGTCTCAGTACTACCTTGATTCTTCCTATTGCAGGGGCAAGCTTGAGACTCGCAAGGTTGTCCTCGATGATCTTTCTGTAAAACTCCGTTTCCGAATCAATTGCGGACTCGACAACAAAGGTCTCAAGCGAATCCATTTTGATCTCACTCCTCCACGAAGCCGGAAGCAAGAAGTGCTGCTCCTACTGCCCCTATCAGGTGGGAGTTTTCAGGAACAAGGACATCGATCTTGAGAAGCTTTCCAAGGGCTTTTGGAACCCCTTCGATCAGGGAAGAGCCGCCTACGAGAATCAGGGGTTCTTTTACGTCAACTTCCTGAAGCTGCTGCTCATAAATCTGCTCTACCACACTATAACATGCAGCAGCGGCTACATCTTCAGGGGTGGACCCTTTGGCAAGGGAATTTACAAGGGACTGAATCCCGAAAACTATGCAGTAGCTGTTCATGGATACATTTTCATGCATACCTTTAACTGCAAGAGCTCCAAGTTCGGTGATATCCACACCAAGTCTTTTTGAAATCATTTCAAAGAAACGTCCTGAAGCTCCGGCGCAGATCCCGCCCATTGTAAACATTCCCGGAATTCCATCTTCAACCGAGATCGCCTTGTTGTCCATCCCGCCTATGTCAATAACTGTTGCAGGCCCCTTCTGCCTGTCTGCGAGATAGACCGCTCCCTTTGAATTGACGGTTATCTCTTCCTGGATAAGCTGAGCGTTAAAATGGTTTCCTATAAGGAAGCGTCCGTATCCTGTCGTTCCCATAGCCTGGACTTCTTCCCTGGAAACTCCGGCTTCTTTCAGGGCAATAGAGTATGCTTCTTCAGCGCTCTCAATGACTTTTGTTGTCGGCACCCACCCTTTGCCTATTATTTTATTGTCCTTCATTACCACTGCTTTTGTAGTTGTTGACCCTGAGTCTATCCCGGCAGTAAGCCCGTGCTGAACTTCCCTTGTAAGGAGGTGCCTGCGTCTGACAATTGTAGTAAGGGCTTCCAGTCGGGTGAGCAGAGTACCTGCAGTGGTGCTCTCGGTAAAAGAGTAGCTAATAACCGGAATATTCGAGTGTCTATGGATGTACCTTCTGACCTCGTTCCGTACGATAGCTCCTTCTGCACAGCGAAAGCAGGTAGTGATAAAGACTCCATCGGCATTGGTTGTCCCTTCAACGACAGCTTTTGCCCGAGCCATCATAAGCCTCAGGTCTCCGCTTGCAACTTCAAGCCCGAAATCCCTGCCTATGGTGTCTATGGATGCAACGTCAACTTCAGGAAAAATAAATTTTGCTTTCACTTTGGCTGCAGCTTCATCAAATTCAGGCTGGACTCCCGCATATTCGGAGCCGCAGGACACCAGGGCAATCTTGACAAGTCCGGATTCTTCAGTGCTCATTTACTGTCCTCCTCTTCAGCTGTTTTTTCTTTGTCTGCCTTATTACTTTCTTCAGAATTTTCTTTAGGCAATGATTCCAGGAATTCTGCGATCTGGCTTACAAAATCCCGGGCTTCTTCACTGGATTCAGGATACTTTACTTCAAGTATGGGGACATTTTTTGAGCGGACCAGATATTTCATTAACTCATTTGTACGGTTACAGCCCACACAGCCAAAATTAGCAGGAGGATTTTCAACTATAATTGCAGCTTCGGTCTCTTCTATCAGTGGACCTATAAGTGACATCCTTCCTCTTACTCCGGCAGGCACTTCAATTGCAGCATATTTAAGACCAAGTTTAGGGTCTTCGGAAGTGATATTAATAGGGGGAGAGTCCAGGCCGATGTTTGTAACTTTTTCTCGTATCTGGTTCATCATGCTAAGGGGCCTGTGCCCGAAACGTTCAACAAGATCAGCAAGAATAAGACTGTTTATAGGGTAAATGAAAACCTTTACCAAAAAATTCACCTCGAAAGTTCCGCTTCAATAACTTTTTCAAGCTCCGAAACTTTAAGTCTGCGTTTCTCCTCTGGCTTCTCTTTTACACATCCTTTTGCTTCCAGGTCATCGAGTGCAGCCCCTATGGCAGGGAGCATCTCAACTTCTTCTCTCAGGAAATGGAATCCAGGTCTCGGACCTCCCCCCCGGCTTGCCCGGCAGCGTCTCTCGTCGCCAGCAGGAAATCCCCTATCTTTTATAAAAATATGGTTTTTATCCAGTTCCCGGATCTTTTCGGCCACTGATAAAACATCTTCTTTAGGACCTGTTACAATCAATCCAAAGCAGGTTTCCTTTACAGTAACCGGAAACTCTGATTCGTAAATCTTCATGGCTGCGTCTGAAGGCAGCACTTTATCCGAACTGATTACAATAACTTTCGTAATCTCTTCCTTTTTTATCTCTGTCATTTTCTGTCTCTCCTTAGCTTCGGGAGACTTCACCTGAAAAAAAATCAAAATATGTGAATCCACTCAAGCATCGGGTATTTATTTCGCTTATGTATTATTTTATTGTTGCATTACTTATCAATTTATGCGGCTATTTTTATACTTCACTAATTATTCTTATCCCTGTTCTCAATTTTTCTGGCCACCATTTTCTTTGCGTGCAACTTCGGTTATGTATATGGCATCTCCTTCTTTGATGCCTTTGAGTCTGTCAGGCTCGACAATTCTGCCGATAATGTTTGTGGAAGAGAATTTCTCTCCTGTGGGGCCGAAAAGATCGTCATCTATAAGTCTGACTCCTATTGTACCCATTCTCTTTGCTGCCTGGTTTGTGATTCCTATTTCCCCAGCCAGTACTTTCTTCTCAGGCGTGTTTTCAGGGAGGATTTCCTTATATTTCACCATTTCCTTTTCCGTTTTAAAAAGGTAAGTGGTCTCGTATATCATATGAACGGGAAGTTTTCCGACGGTTTTGGTTTTAAGATCAAGAGCGTGGCGGAAAAAGTCAATAGATTTTGGAGCTATCTCCGTATAAAGTTCAACCTCGATGAGTTTTGTCCTGGCTACGGCATATGCCTTTACTTTAGCCTCTCCGAGAATTTCCAGGGTAGTTGGGGGTTCCTGCCTGACAATCACCGAATTTTCTCCGGCGTAGCCTTCTTTTATCAGTTCAACTCCAATAGAGGAAAGTAAAGGCTCCACCTCTTCAAAGCTGTGCCCTAGAAGGACGATCTGGGGAGGAAGACTTTCTACTGACAGTTTTTGCCCCTTTTCTGCAAGTTTTATGAGTTCGAGCCCTTTTGTTACCTGTCCCACGACAGAATGCACAAGGCTTGAAGGGCGTTCTTCTCTTGAAATATATATTCTACCTGTCCCGTATCCAACTGTCCTTACCGAAATGGCACCTTCTCTTCTCTGCTCAAAATTTTCATAAGGAGCAGGCACTTCCCTGAGACTGTCGTCAGAAATAAACGAGCTGGTAACCGCATCTACTTTAAGTGTCCCTTCACGGGTCAGGGCATAGAAATGCTCTGCCCCCACAGGAGCATTTCTGGAAAGCTCAACCTCAAAATAAGTATATACACTGTCCTCGTCTTCGAGAGGGGTCGAGAGGTCGGTAGTGCATGTTTTCTCTGTAATCCGTTCCCATTCTATAACAGGCTCTATGCTCAGGATAGAATCTTCTTTGGAAATCTTGGAAATTATTTTTCTCCCGGTTACAATGCTTGCAAAAACACCATCATCAGGAGACCCATACTCGGCTGAATGTCTTTTCCTTGACAGGATCAGATGAGTATTGTGCGGATCAAACCCTCCAGCTCCGAAAAGGACATCAAAAGCTTCAAAGTTTCCTGTTTCACGCGAAGGTTTTATATCGGCTTCAAAAGGTCCGAAAGCCAGAGCTTCAGGGCTTTCCCAGTGGATGTCCTTTCCTTCGTATTCTTTATAATGTTCGGCCCATAATTTTCCTGAGGTTGACTCGGGGTCTTTGATTTCTATCCTCAGCTCCCCTTTGGGCGTATTGATAGCGTATTCGGTGATTTTCTCCGTTCTCTTTTCAGCGGCTTTTTTGAGAATCCCAATCGCTGCACCGGCTATGTAGGGGGCTCTGGAAACTTTAAGGGCGTCTCCAAGGGTAGAGCCTGCGGGCAAAGTGTAAACCTGCCCGTTCACCTCTACGCTGATCTCATTACTCGTAATCGGCACCTCATTTTAGTATTTTTCCATACTAAGAGGTGGCAGCATATTTATATTTCTTCTGCAGCTTTGATCTTTTCTTCTTCTGTAAGCTGGGAAAGTACGTTCTTTGGCTGACCTATATCCACTATCTTCCCATCGCGCATAAGTGCGACGCGGTCGCAGATCTCATTTACAAAGTCCATATCGTGCGAGACAATAACAAACGTTTCTCCGATTTCTTCTCTGGCTTTAAGAATCGAATTTGTCACCGCAACTTTTGTAATTGGGTCCATTGTCCCGGTTGGCTCGTCCATAATGACGATTCTTGGCTCCTTGATCAGAACCTGCGCAAGTGCAATCCTATGCCGCTCCCCTTCACTCATTTCATCGGTCATTTTGGGTAAAATACTTTTTGCCTTGTCTTCTTCAAACCCTGCGGCTTTAAGAGTTATTACGGCTTTTCTTACCCCCAGTTCAAATGGGAGGTCAAGGCTGATGGATTCTGTAAGGTTGTCTATTACGGAACTGTGGGTGTAAAGCCCATATTCCTGGTGCAGGAATCCCATGTATTTCGTTGCCCTGCCTTTATTATCAACTCCCAGTTTTGTCATGTCCACCCATTCGTCTCCGATGCGGACTTCGACTTCTCCTGAGGTTGGCGGTAAAATCCCCATAAGGATTTTTGAGGTCGTGGTCTTGCCTGCCCCGCTTACTCCGACAAGTCCGAATATTTCTCCTTCCTTCACTTCAAAAGATATATTGTCAACAGCCCTTACAACGCCCCTGTCAACTGAAATATAACGTTTTGACAGGTTCCTTACGCGGATAATAGGCTCCCCTACCAGGACATTCCTGTCCTGCCTGACCATGGATGCACTTTGCATAAAGACTGCAGAAACCTCAAGCGGGTTTCCTTCCTGAACGACTTCCCCATTTTCAAGCAGGATTGCCTTATCTGCCAGTTTCTCTATTACCTCGGGCCAGTGTGAGGTGAGCACCATGCTCATATCGTAGTTCTTGACAGCTTTTATAATAGCTTCATGAACCAGTTTTGCCGTCATGGGGTCAAGAGTCCCTGTGGGTTCGTCTGCTAACAGCAGCAGGGGGTTCCTTACGAGCTGCCTTGCAAGTACAACCCTCTGTTTTTCTCCTCCCGACAGCTCCCTTGCAACATGCATCATGCGGTGGCTTAAGTTTACTTCTTCAAGGAGTTCAACTGCCTTTTTCATGGCGTCATCTCCCTTATACCCGATTTCATTAAGGGAGTTTATGACATTTACAAGAACTCTTTCATCACCATAAAGGGCAAAGGTTCTCTGGAGCATGATTGCAATACGTTTGGTGATATCCTTTCTCACCGGATCATAAAGAGAAAGTTTTATGAAATCGGCTTTAAATGACTCAAGAGTCTCGCCACAGACCGGGCATTTCTGTCCTACTCTGCTTGGACGTTCTATATATCCACATTTTTCACAGCGGGCCAGATGATATATTACTTCGCCTGAGATGTTTTCAAATGATTCTGTCCCGCGCAACACA
This window of the Methanosarcina mazei S-6 genome carries:
- a CDS encoding methanogenesis marker 6 protein, whose amino-acid sequence is MTEIKKEEITKVIVISSDKVLPSDAAMKIYESEFPVTVKETCFGLIVTGPKEDVLSVAEKIRELDKNHIFIKDRGFPAGDERRCRASRGGGPRPGFHFLREEVEMLPAIGAALDDLEAKGCVKEKPEEKRRLKVSELEKVIEAELSR
- the mmp3 gene encoding methyl-coenzyme M reductase-associated protein Mmp3 codes for the protein MPITSNEISVEVNGQVYTLPAGSTLGDALKVSRAPYIAGAAIGILKKAAEKRTEKITEYAINTPKGELRIEIKDPESTSGKLWAEHYKEYEGKDIHWESPEALAFGPFEADIKPSRETGNFEAFDVLFGAGGFDPHNTHLILSRKRHSAEYGSPDDGVFASIVTGRKIISKISKEDSILSIEPVIEWERITEKTCTTDLSTPLEDEDSVYTYFEVELSRNAPVGAEHFYALTREGTLKVDAVTSSFISDDSLREVPAPYENFEQRREGAISVRTVGYGTGRIYISREERPSSLVHSVVGQVTKGLELIKLAEKGQKLSVESLPPQIVLLGHSFEEVEPLLSSIGVELIKEGYAGENSVIVRQEPPTTLEILGEAKVKAYAVARTKLIEVELYTEIAPKSIDFFRHALDLKTKTVGKLPVHMIYETTYLFKTEKEMVKYKEILPENTPEKKVLAGEIGITNQAAKRMGTIGVRLIDDDLFGPTGEKFSSTNIIGRIVEPDRLKGIKEGDAIYITEVARKENGGQKN
- a CDS encoding matrixin family metalloprotease, with amino-acid sequence MLIVFLIPAVSAESGEVPEKILDKPWDHSPITVYIDDKNTPSRYSPTYYEQVEKALEYWEEGGNGNLNYTPVFEIVDSENADIKIRWVENLEKVEDAPSGVAGYAKPRISGDRFIEVEIVLEVGNYQGRSWRQYGDSTMLSISKHELGHALGLGHSDNPRDIMYPKYEMRDNINPILWSRYGGLIRAAIFLALAVLLFLGISWQKSRRKRKKLEDEYFKE
- a CDS encoding methanogenesis marker 5 protein: MVKVFIYPINSLILADLVERFGHRPLSMMNQIREKVTNIGLDSPPINITSEDPKLGLKYAAIEVPAGVRGRMSLIGPLIEETEAAIIVENPPANFGCVGCNRTNELMKYLVRSKNVPILEVKYPESSEEARDFVSQIAEFLESLPKENSEESNKADKEKTAEEEDSK
- a CDS encoding methanogenesis marker 15 protein, whose amino-acid sequence is MSTEESGLVKIALVSCGSEYAGVQPEFDEAAAKVKAKFIFPEVDVASIDTIGRDFGLEVASGDLRLMMARAKAVVEGTTNADGVFITTCFRCAEGAIVRNEVRRYIHRHSNIPVISYSFTESTTAGTLLTRLEALTTIVRRRHLLTREVQHGLTAGIDSGSTTTKAVVMKDNKIIGKGWVPTTKVIESAEEAYSIALKEAGVSREEVQAMGTTGYGRFLIGNHFNAQLIQEEITVNSKGAVYLADRQKGPATVIDIGGMDNKAISVEDGIPGMFTMGGICAGASGRFFEMISKRLGVDITELGALAVKGMHENVSMNSYCIVFGIQSLVNSLAKGSTPEDVAAAACYSVVEQIYEQQLQEVDVKEPLILVGGSSLIEGVPKALGKLLKIDVLVPENSHLIGAVGAALLASGFVEE
- a CDS encoding carboxymuconolactone decarboxylase family protein encodes the protein MELEDIVEILKNDPQKVIPKLLDDVREQYGEVPYIMNFMKDLPEIFIPKTLYDNSIMREVKNLDQDTVELISIGVASALRCEHCLKMHVRIAKRRGISKEKIFSAIMIGASLSNAAVLAESTRALASEFPDENGKNKEEKNEEKEQCDDPDCEVCNIAGAHIKQT
- a CDS encoding NUDIX hydrolase, producing the protein MNLEKPYIISVYALIRNEKGEFLLLRRSENSRTNAGKWDLPGGKVNPDESLKEGVAREVWEETGITMVPGDIAGQVNFELTEKKVIAIVFDGGYVVADVKLSYEHIEYSWVSLEKILGMETLPAYFRDFFERFDRENKKPSKLFI
- the atwA gene encoding methyl coenzyme M reductase system, component A2, producing the protein MPVFIEVKNLTVDFDGLKALKNVNLKINEGEVVGILGKSGSGKTILMHVLRGTESFENISGEVIYHLARCEKCGYIERPSRVGQKCPVCGETLESFKADFIKLSLYDPVRKDITKRIAIMLQRTFALYGDERVLVNVINSLNEIGYKGDDAMKKAVELLEEVNLSHRMMHVARELSGGEKQRVVLARQLVRNPLLLLADEPTGTLDPMTAKLVHEAIIKAVKNYDMSMVLTSHWPEVIEKLADKAILLENGEVVQEGNPLEVSAVFMQSASMVRQDRNVLVGEPIIRVRNLSKRYISVDRGVVRAVDNISFEVKEGEIFGLVGVSGAGKTTTSKILMGILPPTSGEVEVRIGDEWVDMTKLGVDNKGRATKYMGFLHQEYGLYTHSSVIDNLTESISLDLPFELGVRKAVITLKAAGFEEDKAKSILPKMTDEMSEGERHRIALAQVLIKEPRIVIMDEPTGTMDPITKVAVTNSILKAREEIGETFVIVSHDMDFVNEICDRVALMRDGKIVDIGQPKNVLSQLTEEEKIKAAEEI
- a CDS encoding aldehyde ferredoxin oxidoreductase family protein, translated to MVYRTGKTVYIDLGSESVNAVETDEKLVLNYLGGRGLGVKLLSELADADIDPLSPLNPLIFTAGLITGLAPMSSGAVVTSKSPLTGTVFSWNTGGGFGRELKTAGIDALVITGKAKRPSLVEVKGEKIKVRQADHLWGKNTGACTEALKNKGSAACIGRAGEKGALISSFVIDSIHSGRGGLGAVAGSKMLKAVIVKGEKEILPASPESFGDLRAKMLKLFEANPVLSKGLSNYGTPAFVKLLDYMDLIPGRNFSERRTSFADRFSGEYIKASFNLEKESCPSCPLSCKRRIKKTGQILPDYDSLWAFGFNLENPDFNSVLLADRICKDYGLDPVSAGSVLGALAELKSEKIEARELEGLLEEMGEGGKAGEGARKYLSSRGREDISMDVKGLELAGFDPRGIKGQALAYATSCHGGDYLTAFMVGPEVLGKPLMLDRFSLKGKAGILQAFENMTAVLDSLVLCPFSVFAVGEELCSALLYAGTGIKISPAELLKAGERIWNLERVYNIKAGFSREDDTLPQRLFETSEWKGIGIDKQEFNAALREYYHYRGWDREGVPLQEKLEELEIAY
- a CDS encoding methanogenesis marker 7 protein encodes the protein MAVLLPYLYTGGVHKHGLLIELMEDLGGYIIQKVVTGTEVNLIMLVPEKDVDIVKKLSKELLGILVEAPLTGVEIAVVSPTLASHHLPHSACDVAEYLRHPGANTNMLGLARGMGRRVSLSMDYERKLINEHDIAVFTFGSFSDCITKKKPKLFEGIEIPIVVTGGPSDLKTEDIQGADLYVGNIGRVSHRLRRTEEVNALENLNQEVSKIADSIRKQQARDPLAVLPARVMKEIENQVPEIRTVLSPAPLTLQLDGVRVKLPYDQFHEKIEKLEFDEGVTLSELANISRSKMKNYILIKIKSKSDIGFAI
- a CDS encoding methanogenesis marker 17 protein, whose translation is MDSLETFVVESAIDSETEFYRKIIEDNLASLKLAPAIGRIKVVLRPEDSLFQMAIILRDVGTRVTTIDIADVETKPVAGEVVISIKKEQYIPELLVKLWERYGKANISQPDRWTVTISTDKPAEEAEFIKEMLIADPRHRLHENLVDFAIRVTPEGFRVRYHLYKGNRFVFVASEETLEREWIEEAGAMLDELMEGGKK